Proteins co-encoded in one Flavobacterium sp. M31R6 genomic window:
- the dnaN gene encoding DNA polymerase III subunit beta: protein MKFIVSSSYLLKQLQVLGSVINSNNTLPILDNFLFELNNNELTVSASDLETTMSATLTIDSKSKGSVAVPAKLLLEILKTFPEQPLTFTIEENSTIEISSNSGKYALAYAPGEEFPKSVNLEEPSVTLVPADVLATAVSKTIFAAGNDDLRPVMSGVFFQFSPEGLIFVATDAHKLVKYARTDVKASQVAEFIMPKKPLNILKSILSSSDAEVKIEYNDSNATFSFDNYILLCRLIDGKYPNYEAVIPKENPNKLMMDRSQFLSSVRRVAIFSNKTTHQIRLKVAGAELNISAEDIDYSNKAEERLTCDYQGDDMQIGFNSRFLTEMLNNLQSDMIMLEMSLPNRAGILTPIDGLEEGETVTMLVMPVMLNS from the coding sequence ATGAAATTTATAGTATCGAGTTCGTACTTATTAAAACAATTACAAGTTTTAGGTAGCGTTATCAACAGTAACAACACTTTGCCAATCTTGGATAACTTCTTATTTGAATTAAATAATAACGAATTAACTGTTTCGGCGTCCGATTTGGAGACTACTATGTCAGCCACATTGACCATCGACTCCAAAAGTAAAGGAAGTGTTGCAGTACCTGCAAAATTATTATTGGAAATCCTTAAAACATTTCCAGAACAACCCTTAACTTTCACAATTGAAGAAAACAGCACTATAGAAATTAGTTCCAACTCAGGAAAATATGCTTTGGCTTATGCTCCGGGTGAAGAATTCCCAAAATCAGTAAACTTAGAAGAGCCATCAGTAACACTTGTACCTGCAGATGTTTTGGCGACTGCTGTCAGCAAAACTATCTTCGCAGCAGGAAACGACGATTTGCGTCCGGTAATGTCGGGAGTTTTCTTCCAATTTTCTCCAGAAGGTTTGATTTTTGTTGCGACTGATGCCCACAAATTGGTAAAATACGCACGCACTGATGTAAAAGCATCACAAGTGGCCGAATTTATTATGCCAAAGAAACCTTTGAATATTTTAAAAAGTATCCTAAGCAGCTCAGATGCTGAAGTAAAAATAGAATACAACGATTCAAACGCTACTTTCTCTTTCGATAACTACATTTTATTATGTCGTTTAATCGATGGGAAATACCCAAATTATGAAGCGGTTATCCCAAAAGAAAATCCAAACAAATTGATGATGGATCGTTCTCAATTCTTGAGTTCTGTTCGTCGTGTTGCAATTTTCTCCAACAAAACAACGCACCAGATTCGTTTGAAAGTTGCCGGAGCCGAATTGAACATTTCTGCCGAAGATATTGACTACTCTAACAAAGCAGAAGAAAGATTGACTTGTGATTATCAAGGAGACGATATGCAAATAGGATTTAACTCCCGTTTCTTGACCGAAATGTTGAACAACCTACAATCAGACATGATTATGCTTGAAATGTCATTACCAAACAGAGCCGGAATCTTAACTCCAATAGATGGACTAGAAGAAGGCGAAACCGTAACAATGCTTGTGATGCCAGTAATGCTAAACAGCTAG
- the gldG gene encoding gliding motility-associated ABC transporter substrate-binding protein GldG — MRAFNIKNVKSLLITVAVVFLLNIISNFFFHRFDLTQDHRYTLSPTTLKILKDVKNPLSIKVYLQGELPAEFKRLQLESKQLLEEFQAYNSNIIIEFVDPLENKDESMDNIKELYRKGLTPINITVDDKGKQSQSMVFPWAIAVYNNKEVNIPLLKNIMGASTTQKVIGSVQHLEYSISDGINKISKDKQKKVAIIKGNGELQERHIAKFLMQVRESYFIGPFTLDSVAKNPEGTLKSLQNYDLAVIAKPTEAFTDEEKLVLDQFIIHGGKTLWLIDQVNAEMDSLYNPSGATLAFPKDLNLNDMFFKYGVRINPDLVKDEQGSPIKLASGEQGSGTQYQDFNWKFAPQVYPISKHPIVKNLGGIKFDFANAMDTLKNGIKKTVLLQSSAYSKKIGTPVEISLNMVSEQTSPADYLNKGNIPMAVLLEGSFHSMFENRILPFEEKSFQAKGTENKMIVISDGDIIKNQLDKTGQPVELGYDQRSGNLYDNKDFMMNCVNYLLDDTGLINIRSKDLDLPLLDKEKVYENYTFTQFITIGLPILILLLFGLGFTFLRKRKYSK, encoded by the coding sequence ATGAGAGCATTTAACATTAAAAACGTCAAATCATTATTGATTACTGTTGCGGTAGTATTCCTTTTAAACATCATTAGTAATTTCTTTTTTCATCGTTTTGATTTAACCCAAGACCATCGATATACCCTATCCCCTACGACTTTAAAAATTCTTAAAGACGTAAAGAATCCTTTGTCCATAAAAGTGTATCTGCAAGGGGAATTACCTGCTGAATTCAAACGATTACAACTGGAATCCAAACAACTGTTGGAAGAATTTCAAGCCTATAATTCTAATATCATTATCGAATTTGTAGATCCTTTGGAGAACAAAGACGAAAGTATGGACAATATCAAAGAATTGTATAGAAAAGGCTTAACGCCAATAAATATTACTGTTGACGACAAAGGAAAACAGTCGCAATCAATGGTTTTCCCTTGGGCGATTGCTGTTTACAATAACAAAGAAGTCAATATTCCGCTGTTGAAAAACATCATGGGAGCTTCTACAACTCAAAAAGTGATTGGATCTGTTCAGCATCTTGAATATTCTATTTCGGATGGAATCAATAAAATTTCCAAAGACAAACAAAAGAAAGTTGCTATCATAAAAGGAAACGGAGAACTTCAGGAACGTCACATTGCTAAATTCCTAATGCAAGTACGCGAAAGTTATTTCATTGGTCCATTTACGTTAGATTCTGTTGCCAAAAATCCAGAAGGAACATTAAAATCCTTGCAAAATTATGATTTGGCTGTCATTGCCAAACCAACTGAAGCTTTTACTGATGAAGAAAAACTGGTTTTAGACCAATTCATTATCCATGGAGGAAAAACGCTTTGGCTAATCGATCAAGTCAATGCCGAAATGGACAGTCTTTATAACCCTTCAGGAGCTACATTGGCATTTCCAAAAGACTTGAATCTAAATGATATGTTCTTCAAATATGGAGTTCGTATCAATCCTGACTTAGTCAAAGATGAACAAGGAAGTCCAATAAAACTAGCTAGTGGAGAACAAGGAAGCGGAACGCAATACCAGGATTTTAATTGGAAATTTGCTCCGCAGGTTTATCCTATCAGCAAACATCCGATTGTAAAAAATCTTGGAGGAATCAAATTTGATTTTGCCAATGCAATGGACACTTTGAAAAACGGAATCAAAAAAACAGTTTTACTGCAATCTTCCGCATATTCCAAAAAAATAGGAACTCCTGTAGAAATCAGCCTGAATATGGTTTCAGAGCAAACTTCGCCAGCGGATTACCTTAATAAAGGAAATATCCCAATGGCCGTTTTACTGGAAGGTTCTTTTCACTCCATGTTTGAGAATCGCATTTTGCCTTTTGAAGAAAAATCATTTCAAGCCAAAGGAACAGAAAACAAAATGATTGTGATTTCGGATGGAGATATTATAAAAAATCAATTGGATAAAACAGGACAACCAGTAGAATTGGGCTATGACCAACGTTCTGGGAATTTATATGACAACAAAGATTTTATGATGAATTGTGTAAATTATCTTTTGGACGACACCGGACTTATTAACATTCGAAGCAAGGATCTTGATTTACCATTATTGGATAAAGAAAAAGTATATGAAAACTATACCTTTACTCAATTCATAACTATCGGGCTTCCAATCTTAATTTTGCTACTGTTTGGCCTTGGATTTACATTCCTCAGAAAAAGAAAATACAGTAAATAG
- the gldF gene encoding gliding motility-associated ABC transporter permease subunit GldF encodes MKSIVFREIKSFFGSPIGYLVIALFLIGNGLFLWVFEGDYNILNTGFADLTPFFTLAPWILIFLIPAVTMRSFSDEKKQGTLELLLTKPISLWEIVNGKFLGAFLLIVMAIIPTFIYVEVVWNLGSPEGNLDLGSTLGSYFGLLFLIAAYSAIGIFTSSVSENQIVSFIIAVFLCFFFYFGFQGLASVLPSFSSFISYFGMQDHYKSMSRGVIDTRDVIYFISIAILFLSFTVFNLKSIKS; translated from the coding sequence ATGAAGTCAATCGTATTTCGCGAAATAAAATCCTTTTTTGGTTCACCAATCGGGTATTTGGTAATTGCCCTTTTCTTAATTGGAAATGGATTATTCCTTTGGGTTTTCGAAGGTGATTATAATATCTTGAATACAGGTTTTGCCGATTTAACTCCTTTTTTCACCTTAGCTCCATGGATTTTAATCTTCTTGATTCCCGCGGTAACCATGCGCAGTTTTTCGGACGAAAAGAAACAAGGAACACTTGAATTATTATTAACCAAACCAATTAGTCTTTGGGAAATTGTAAATGGAAAATTCTTAGGCGCTTTTCTATTAATTGTAATGGCCATCATCCCCACTTTTATTTATGTGGAAGTGGTTTGGAATTTGGGTTCACCCGAAGGAAATCTTGATTTAGGAAGTACTTTAGGTTCCTATTTTGGTTTATTGTTTTTAATAGCCGCTTATTCTGCCATTGGAATCTTTACTTCATCTGTTTCCGAGAATCAGATTGTGTCCTTTATTATTGCAGTTTTCCTTTGCTTCTTTTTCTATTTTGGATTTCAAGGATTGGCATCTGTGTTGCCTAGTTTTTCATCTTTTATTTCTTATTTTGGAATGCAAGACCATTACAAGAGTATGAGTCGAGGTGTTATAGACACAAGAGACGTAATCTACTTTATTAGCATTGCTATTTTGTTCCTTTCTTTTACAGTCTTTAATTTAAAATCTATTAAATCGTAA